A single genomic interval of Calypte anna isolate BGI_N300 chromosome 3, bCalAnn1_v1.p, whole genome shotgun sequence harbors:
- the LOC115598064 gene encoding TOG array regulator of axonemal microtubules protein 2-like, translating to MELFHGERERGKPLQLPKLSADLGNAARERTFPSFSRISSPFEAPSHIGQPSPLSRSLGLISADRSAANGSVPVFPSIRNAGKGSVGTDLRKGINKPSLPSVPIIKQSGSFPGKDSVNSLPSSALDLQACGEEAECGYGWEARPFSHPQQKLLEALKLLRSDDWEQKLKGLCSIRSLAVYHSEVLLHRLCAVSLATTKEVNSLRSKVSGFAIRTLGELFRTLKKQMDPRVDGIACALLQKMGDSNKFIQEAADESLEMMVVNVTPARAMSALLANGVQHRHVLVRKCAAKHLLTLVECMGAEKLLSGTCQSTEGLLGTLVKLAQDCHQDTRCYGWKMLNILMSHQKFDWYLKESVPSRDLEEIISTLKKKGSEDLKCQPPSAKDPRKSKKSNVKMSQENLPSAGGLRSGLKLLGQRVRRLSVRTIRTVEETEHLLKLSQLLTAQDFHARMEGLVLLRDDCKNNPQFISRNIGEIIDAFALTLTDCHKNVSQRALEVLTLMTPILRGASSPVMVSLVTAATDNLNSKHSGIYTAAMKALEGFINHLVLVGRVYPRKPQTVQRYVLPALWYFLGNRALPVRSGNVRAVVAKLVKSLYQVMGSTLKEAAAKQPQHVVKNLQDILDHFGLE from the exons ATGGAGCTTTTccatggagagagggagagaggaaagccCTTGCAGCTCCCTAAACTGAGTGCTGACCTTGGAAATGCAGCCAGAGAAA GGACGTTCCCCAGCTTCAGCAGGATTTCCAGCCCTTTTGAAGCCCCTAGCCACATTGGCCAGCCCTCTCCACTTAGCAGGTCCTTAGGTCTCATCTCTGCTGACCGATCTGCTGCCAATGGATCGGTTCCTGTCTTTCCCAGCATAAGGAATGCAGGGAAAGGGAGCGTTGGGACTGACCTGAGGAAGGGGATCAACAAGCCCTCACTTCCCAGTGTCCCCATCATCAAGCAGAGTGGCAGCTTCCCAGGCAAGGACTCAG TGAACTCCCTGCCAAGCAGTGCTCTGGACTTGCAGGCGTGTGGAGAGGAGGCAGAGTGTGGGTATGGTTGGGAAGCCAGACCCTTCTCTCACCCCCAGCAGAAGCTGCTCGAGGCACTGAAGTTGCTCAGAAGCGACGACTG GGAGCAGAAGCTGAAGGGACTCTGCAGCATCAGATCTCTGGCTGTCTACCACTCCGAAGTCCTTCTTCACAGGCTTTGTGCAGTTTCCTTGGCAACTACCAAAGAG GTGAACAGCCTGCGCTCGAAGGTGTCTGGCTTTGCAATTCGCACTCTTGGAGAGCTCTTCAGGACTCTGAAGAAGCAAATGGACCCAAGAGTGGATGGGATTGCTTGTGCCTTGCTCCAGAAGATGGGGGATTCCAACAAGTTCATTCAGGAAGCTGCCGATGAGTCCTTGGAAATGATGGTGGTGAATGTGACACCTGCACGAGCAATGAGTGCTCTCCTAGCTAATGGAGTCCA GCACCGCCACGTCCTGGTGCGGAAGTGTGCAGCCAAACACCTCCTGACCTTGGTGGAGTGCATGGGAGCCGAGAAGCTCCTGTCAGGCACCTGCCAGAGCACTGAGGGGCTGCTGGGCACCCTGGTAAAGCTTGCTCAGGACTGCCATCAGGACACAAG GTGTTATGGATGGAAGATGCTGAATATATTGATGAGTCATCAAAAGTTTGATTGGTATTTGAAAGAGTCTGTCCCCTCACGTGACTTGGAAGAAATTATATCAACACTGAAGAAGAAA GGGTCAGAAGACCTTAAATGTCAACCTCCATCTGCCAAGGACCCCAGGAAGTCTAAGAAGAGCAACGTGAAGATGTCCCAGGAGAACTTGCCTTCTGCTGGAGG ttTGAGGTCTGGCCTGAAATTACTCGGTCAGAGAGTCCGTCGCCTATCAGTTCGCACCATTCGCACCGTGGAAGAGACTGAGCACCTCCTGAAGCTTTCCCAACTCCTGACAGCCCAGGATTTTCATGCACGAATGGAGGGACTGGTGCTCCTCCGGGATGACTGCAAAAACAACCCTCAGTTCATTTCGAGGAACATTGGTGAG ATTATTGATGCTTTTGCCCTGACACTTACTGATTGCCACAAGAACGTGAGCCAGAGGGCGCTGGAGGTGCTGACCCTCATGACACCCATCCTCAGGGGTGCCTCATCTCCTGTGATGGTCTCTCTGGTGACAGCTGCCACTGACAACCTGAACTCAAAGCACTCAGGCATTTACACTGCAGCTATGAAGGCACTGGAAGGATTTATTAACCACCTAG TGCTTGTGGGACGTGTTTATCCCCGGAAACCCCAAACTGTCCAGCGCTACGTCCTGCCTGCCCTCTGGTATTTCCTGGGAAACAGAGCCCTGCCTGTCCGCAGTGGCAATGTTCGGGCTGTGGTGGCCAAGCTTGTGAAGAGCCTCTACCAGGTGATGGGCTCCACACTGAAGGAAGCTGCTGCCAAGCAGCCTCAGCATGTGGTGAAGAACCTCCAGGACATTTTGGACCATTTTGGACTCGAATAA
- the LOC115598065 gene encoding TOG array regulator of axonemal microtubules protein 2-like encodes HVSSSQSAQKKIHQKHLKEMELFHGERERGKPLQLPKLSADLGNAARESGLRKEINKPSLPSVPIIKQSGSFPGKDSVNSLPSNALDLQACGEEAERGYGWEARPFSHPQQKLLEALKLLRSDDWEQKLKGLCSIRSLAVYHSEVLLHRLCDVSLATTKEVNSLRSKVSGFAIRTLGELFRTLKKQMDPRVDGIACALLQKMGDSNKFIQEAANESLEMMVVNVTPARAMSALLANGVQHRHVLVRKCAAKHLLTLVERMGAEKLLSGTCQSTEGLLGTLVKLAQDCHQDTRCYGRKMLNILMSHQKFDCDLKESVPSRDFEKIMATLKKKGSEDLKCQPPSAKDPRKSKKSNVKMSQENLPSAGGSGLKLPSQRVHCLSVRTMEETEHLLKLSQLLTAQDFHARMEGLVLLRDDCKNNPQFILKNMVEIIDTFVLTLTDCHKNVSQRALEVLTLMTPILRGASSPVMVSLVTAATDNLNSKHSGIYTAAMKALETFINHLDTTLLLQLFANRVCYLSGQALLDVTGYLSVLVGRVYPRKPQTVQRYVLPALWYFLGNRALPVRSGNVRAVVAKLVKSLYQVMGSTLKEAAAKQPQHVVKNLQDILDHFGLE; translated from the exons CACGTTTCCTCGTCCCAGTCAGCTCAGAAGAAAATCCACCAAAAGCACTTGAAAGAGATGGAGCTTTTccatggagagagggagagaggaaagccCTTGCAGCTCCCTAAACTGAGTGCTGACCTTGGAAATGCAGCCAGAGAAA GTGGCCTGAGGAAGGAGATCAACAAGCCCTCACTTCCCAGTGTCCCCATCATCAAGCAGAGTGGCAGCTTCCCAGGCAAGGACTCAG TGAACTCCCTGCCAAGCAATGCTCTGGACTTGCAGGCGTgtggagaggaggcagagcgTGGGTATGGTTGGGAAGCCAGACCCTTCTCTCACCCCCAGCAGAAGCTGCTCGAGGCACTGAAGTTGCTCAGAAGCGACGACTG GGAGCAGAAGCTGAAGGGACTCTGCAGCATCAGATCTCTGGCTGTCTACCACTCCGAAGTCCTTCTTCACAGGCTTTGTGATGTTTCCTTGGCAACTACCAAAGAG GTGAACAGCCTGCGCTCGAAGGTGTCTGGCTTTGCAATTCGCACTCTTGGAGAGCTCTTCAGGACTCTGAAGAAGCAAATGGACCCAAGAGTGGATGGGATTGCTTGTGCCTTGCTCCAGAAGATGGGGGATTCCAACAAGTTCATTCAGGAAGCTGCCAACGAGTCCTTGGAAATGATGGTGGTGAACGTGACACCTGCACGAGCAATGAGTGCTCTCCTAGCTAATGGAGTCCA GCACCGCCACGTCCTGGTGCGGAAGTGTGCAGCCAAACACCTCCTGACCTTGGTGGAGCGCATGGGAGCCGAGAAGCTCCTGTCAGGCACCTGCCAGAGCACTGAGGGGCTGCTGGGCACCCTGGTAAAGCTTGCTCAGGACTGCCATCAGGACACAAG GTGTTACGGACGGAAGATGCTGAATATATTGATGAGTCATCAAAAGTTTGATTGCGATTTGAAGGAGTCTGTCCCCTCACGTGACTTTGAAAAAATTATGGCGACACTGAAGAAGAAA GGGTCAGAAGACCTTAAATGTCAACCTCCATCTGCCAAGGACCCCAGGAAGTCTAAGAAGAGCAACGTGAAGATGTCCCAGGAGAACTTGCCTTCTGCTGGAGG GTCTGGCCTGAAATTACCCAGTCAGAGAGTCCATTGCCTATCAGTTCGCACCATGGAAGAGACTGAGCACCTCCTGAAGCTTTCCCAACTCCTGACAGCTCAGGATTTTCATGCACGAATGGAGGGACTGGTGCTCCTCCGGGATGACTGCAAAAACAACCCTCAGTTCATTTTGAAGAACATGGTTGAG ATTATTGATACTTTTGTTCTGACACTTACTGATTGCCACAAGAACGTGAGCCAGAGGGCGCTGGAGGTGCTGACCCTCATGACACCCATCCTCAGGGGTGCCTCATCTCCTGTGATGGTCTCTCTGGTGACAGCTGCCACTGACAACCTGAACTCAAAGCACTCAGGCATTTACACTGCAGCTATGAAGGCACTGGAAACATTTATTAACCACCTAG ACACCACATTGCTGCTGCAACTCTTTGCCAACCGAGTCTGTTACCTCAGTGGCCAAGCTCTGCTGGATGTCACAGGATATCTCTCAG TGCTTGTGGGACGTGTTTATCCCCGGAAACCCCAAACTGTCCAGCGCTACGTCCTGCCTGCCCTCTGGTATTTCCTGGGAAACAGAGCCCTGCCTGTCCGCAGTGGCAATGTTCGGGCTGTGGTGGCCAAGCTTGTGAAGAGCCTCTACCAGGTGATGGGCTCCACACTGAAGGAAGCTGCTGCCAAGCAGCCTCAGCATGTGGTGAAGAACCTCCAGGACATTTTGGACCATTTTGGACTCGAATAA